The sequence below is a genomic window from Glycine max cultivar Williams 82 chromosome 20, Glycine_max_v4.0, whole genome shotgun sequence.
TAACACCACGTctgacttttaaaattttttaagggTTTTCTAGATTAACAATTATAGGAAACCaataggatcttgaaacctatgattctcgcaaataatagataaataatgtgtacctttctctaTAGTGAGACTTCTCTCCAGTGCACTTTGATTTCTTGGAAgaggagagaaacaagatttcactcccttgactttttttttgtctctctacGTTTGTAATAGTTACAGATTAGAGAGAATGCTTTTCTGTCAAGAAGGGAACCATATTTTAcattagtgggtattaaccccttttataaccactacttcCATCAAGTACCAATTACCTTtagaaactttttttatttaacccaattacaatttaatccctaactattaattatttatttattagtccctacataagtcacatgtctctcacataagacattaattctaacattctcctacttggctcatgtgacattaataaacattatggattaaataaataaatagattaagcTAACATAACGTGCATTGAAATGACTAAATCGTTCTATACATTAGGTAcacaataattttatgattaagaataggaaccaattTGAGTCATGGCGGTTGTACATCACTTAATCGACATAttcccttccatgtactacatTAATATaaccattagttaggagtatATAATcggtccaacataatgtctttattcaagacaaaatcCGTTAACATTATTCTAATACAAATATACATGCAAACATATAGAACAGGTAATTAGAAACATGTCATAAATGAGCTTAGAGTGTCATTAAAATGCATAAGataattacacttaatgatcatcaataacaataatgtttatactttcaacatgttctataaatgtCTTAGGCGGTAATCCCTTTGTCAAAGGGTCAACAATCATAAagtttgtgctaatatgttctgttgacactctttgtttctgaacttctcCCTTCATGACAAAGTACTACAATTCtatatgcttagcacccttagaTTACTTGTCATTCTTAAAGAAAAATACTGTTGtagagttatcacaatacattttcaacGGCCTAGCAATACTGTCAGCAATTCTAAGCCATGAAAGAAATTTCCACAAGTaattagcctgaattgtagcctcaaaacatgctAAAAATTTATCTTCCATGGTAGATGTAGCAACAACTGATTGCTTTGCACTCTTCCATGATACTGCTCCTCTGGCTAAGAGAAATACAAAGCCAAGAGTGGATTTTCTTGTATCTACACATCCAACAAAGTCTGAGTCTGAATACTCAATCACCTCAAGGTGATCAGACCTCCTATATGTAAGCATGTGATCTTTCGTTCCTTGTAAGTATCTCAGAACTTTCTTTACAGCTTTCCAATGTTCCATTCCTgaattactttgatatcttcctaacattccagTTGCAGAGCTTATGTTTGGTTGAGTACAAATCTGAGTATACATAATACTCCCAACAGCAGATGCATACGACATTGCTTCCGTTTGTTTTTATTCCAGATCATTTAGGACATTGTgtgagactaaatttgtctcctttctaAATTGGAATGAGTTATGTTGAGCACTTTTCCATCCTAAatctctctagtactttattgatatatgttTTCTGAGATAAGCTTAACAATCCCTGTGATCTATTACAGAATATTTCTATTCCTATCACATAGTTTTtctcacccatatctttcacttcaaagtttctagagagaaaCTTTTTAGTCTCGTGAAGAAGACCGAGATCATTAGTTGtaagcaagatatcatcaacatacagaATTGGAAAAATAACTTTACTTCCATTGACCTTTAGATATATACACCGATCAacaatattttccttaaattcaaaggaaacaatggtatcattaacctcaaataccattggcaGGAAGCTTGCTCAAGACtctatattaatttctttaattttcacacCATGTGTTCCTTTCCTTCAACCGAGAACCCCATAGGTTGGTCCATATAAATattctcctctaaatctccattaagaaaggtagttttcacatccatttgatgtagctccaagtcataatgggtCACTAATGTCATGATAATCTTGAAAGAATCCTTTCATGAGACTAGTGAAAATGTCTCTCAATGTCAtctttttgagtaaatcccttacCAACAAGTCTACCTTGTAACATTTaaggttgccatgagagtcacgtttaggctatacaaccaactctcttacaaccctttggcaattctacaaggtcccaaacaccattatgttccatggaatttatctattctttcatgacatttaaccacttctcaaaattatcacaacttacagcttgtgaaaatgaaactggaccattatcattaatgcttaagtctatttctgtttcatgtaggcataccacatagtcattcaaaataaatggtctcctttctctttgaTACCTCCTTAATGTTATTTCTTGTGGTTCTTCCACTATAggttcattatgtatcatgggCGGATTATTGTGTTGTTCTTCTTCATTATTGTTTTGAACAACAACTAAAAAAGCAATCACCTTACTGCTAGAGGCACAAGCTAAAGGgacttgcactctaacttctttaatttccacatcTCGTGGAACTATACTCCCACTGATTTTaccattttcaatgaaccttgcatttccagtttcgataattctcatactatgattaggacaataaaacatatacccctttgaCTTTTCTAGATAATCgatgaaatatccactgattgttcttgcatccaattttatttcttgtggattataaaCCCTTATTTTTGCTTGAaaaccccaaacatgcaggtGCATTATACTAGGTGTCCTATTCCTCCATAATttaaaaggtgtctttggaactgtcttactaggaaccctattcaacaaatacatgacagttttcaaggcatacatccacaaaaatatagataatgttgaattgattaacatacttataaccatatccattaaagttctattacgcctttctgatacaccattttgttgtggtctACCAGATATTGTGCATTGCGCACAAATGCCATGTTTCTGCAGAAGTAtagcaaatggacctgggtATTACCCAGTTTCATCATTTCTTCTATAATACTCACAACctctatcatatctaataaCTTTCACCTTTCTGTTTAATTGtctttctacttcattcaagtaaatttctTAGGTATCCACTGCCTAAGATTTCTCAtgcagtaagtagacataatCGTAATGTGAATAGtcatcaataaaggtgataaagtatCTTTCCTTTTCGAAAGaattaacatcaaaaggtccacaaatatcagtatgcacaatttcaagaagttgAATGCTTCTTGTAGCCCATTTCTTTGTATGCTTTGCTTGCTTTTCCTTAATATAACTCACACAAATCTTTAGATTTGTAAAATCTAGATCacgaagaatttcattctttatatatcttttcatcctttctctagaaatgtaacttaaacgtttatgccacaagaaaatAGATCGTTTGTTCACTAAACTACACCTAGTgtcaacattatgatgcagagttaaaGCAATTTTAGCATACAAACCAtctaatttatataaaccatcacaaagaacaccagtaccaatgagatgattatgcttaaataaactaaaacatctattaccaaaattaaaagagtatccagtaacatcaagtctagataatgaaactaaattcctagataaactaggtaccTAAAGAGTTTTCAATAAATCTAAATGATATACAATGTCAAGTTTTAAACGATAAGTCCTGACTACTTTCACTAGAGCTCTTGTTCTATTCCCCATGGAGATGAgcttctcatttgggcttatggtttggatGGTAAGGAATCCCTGCATAGTATTAGAAACATGACTCATATATCTAGAATAAGTTCACCATGTATTATGGGGAACTTcaattaagtttgattcaaaacatacatgagcattaagctcacatttttttcgaaccaagacttacGCTTTGGACAATCCTTTTGGAAGTGTCCAGATTTCCCACAAAATTGCCAATTATTTCCCTTTGATACCTTCTTCTAGATTTGCAAAGAGTTGTCATTGATCTTTAATGgccctttgcctttatcatccttcttcactattttctttccagCTTGGCTTACAAAATGAACTAaatgacttccttgattcttaagcctcgtttcttcctgaactaagatattgtgcaattcatgcacattccatttatctttcatggtattataacTCATTTGGAATGGGCTATACTCAGACGGTAATGAGTTCAAAATAAACTGAATAAGGAAATTCTCATTCACAGTCATTCCTaaggtcttaagtcttgttgtaatgtttgtcatctcaatgacatgttcatgcatagtatgtgaaccatcaaacttcatggtggccAATGTACTTATAAATGTCCCAGCAAGAGACTTATCAGCTATTTAAGAGTTCTCTCCCACTAACCCCATAAACTCTTTAGCATTATCGATCATAGGAAGAGTTATCTTAATATTGTctgcaacagtcattctcatGAACATTAGGCTAAGTCTGCTAGATCTTTCCCAAGCTTTATAATGAATTTTCTCTTCATAATAAAtttcacataagtgttttgagacataaaacacATGTTATACATATGATTCGTTCAAATAGTAGTCAATATATATTGATGCTCTCatttgggtgatacaccaacacacaacatataaacatgatgatgctaataaaattcttgacattatttggcaattaaatatgcaccaattagtagtacctatttcctttgggtatataaataaaactaatgatacacacaaattgtcaacaattatattcattaattataagaacaactaatcaacttTTGAACGATCCATAAATgtcttataacaatgaatttcaatgtacccataaaccaataatcatataatttagcatcattattctatgagtagttgaaataatcattaatttgaaattaaataaccttatagatttggtcactttggtgactaacaaatctATCATACACTTAATTCCAACCAAAATATATGATTTGCACATACTTATTGTTATTATCAATTCATatccattttattaatttcattccagaccataaaataatattcacatttatttgtcttttgcattcaaacacgttcaagcaaatatgtagcatatacatatttattgcTACGAACAATTTTAAAGCATTCACGTCAATTTAATTCCATGAAATAAACTTTAAATCCTTTAATGaaattcaacaataatattGGGAAAAAAATGAGCACGTGGGATTGAGAATAGAAAAAAGTGGGTTGGAATAACAATTCCAAAAAGAATTCCTTATTTGTATTGCTTTTTCAATTCAACCAGAATTGCTTTTTCAATTCAGCAAGAATGCTTTTAAGTTGTACATGGCAAAGAGATTTCACGTTTCGTATTCCTTTCAttctattcaaattaaaagactTTCTCTTTATTATATATCAAATAGCATAAGATGGAACAACGAAAACACATGTACTGGAAAAATAAAATCccgaaattttataattagggttcatgcataattgagagaaaataaatcattcttggggaatcataaatttcataactcATGCATtgataccacatgtaaaaatTTTAAGGGTTTCCTAGATTAACAATTATAGGAAATCAACAAGATCTTAAAacttatgattctcacaaataatagataaacaaTGTGTACCTTTTTCCATAGTGAGACTTCTCTCGAGTGCACTTTGATTTCTTGGAAGAGGAAAGAAACAAGATTTCACTCCCTTGACTAACTATTCTTTCTATCTCTCTACGTTTGTGATGAATAAAGATtagagaaaacattttttttgtcaagaaTGGGACCTTGTTTTACATTAATAGGTATTAATCCATTTTATAACTAGTACTTCCATCAAGTAGCAATTATCTTTAGAAACTTCTCCATttaacccaattacaatttaatccctaattattaattatttatttattagtccctacataagtcacatgtctctcacatgagaAATTAATTCTAACATGACCCACTCATTTCCAAAACACATAAATccacaataaataaatgatcCTGAATACTAGTTCACCCTTTACACACTTGGTCACATGTTAATTGTTCCCCACTATCCACCAAGACCTTCAGAAGTCTGGTTGGGCTTGATACTAAACCCAAGTCTTGTGCCACTCATTGTTGTATGAAATTGTGAGTACTCTCACTGCCTACTAGGATTTGGACCTGGTGTAAGTGAATTTGGCCCGTACTTTGAGATTTTCAAATGCATGATGAAGTGACAAAAATATCACAAGAAGACAGagttgaattgtgtttttacaAACTTTGATTCTTTTTTGAAGACAAAGTTTATTGTGATATAAGTTCAGAATGAAGAATAATTCTAAGCTCAAAACGAAAATGCAAACAATTCTAGAAAACGAGTTTTCATAGTTCAGAACTTTGTTTTAAAAGGTTGTTTAGTTGAAAAGActttgatatataaaaaaaagggtttAGTTTTAAGTGTGTTTATCAAAGGAGTTTTTTTTCCTTAGTCATAGTCAAAAACCAGTAAAcatattacaatttaaaaaccatgtagagggagagagagaaggaagatGATGCACACTGAGTTTTATATTAGTTCATCCCAAACTTGGACTACGTTTAGTTCTTACACCCTTCAAGATGAGATTTCACCAACACAATGAGTCATTGTCGGACCAACCAACCACTGGATTTCAACAACCTGCCAACAACCCCACTGGACTTCACACTTTGCCACTACTAGACCAACAACACCATTGATTACAACCTTTGCCAGCCACTTGTTGGACTTTCAACAACAAAAGATTTTTGTATTTAGACTGCTCAAAGAGAGATTTCTCCTCATAAGAGGGTTTTCACTTAGGAAATTGCAATATATCTAAGATCTATTTTAGCTTACAAGCTTTTACAGAAGTAGGTCACTcactttttcaaaaatattgaaGAAATAAAATCCCAACTCGACTTTGAGTCTTGCTTTGCTATAGATGTTAATGGTAGAAGTGGAAGGTTAGGCCTTCTTTGGAGACATGCTTTCAACTATCACCTTCTAAACTTTTCTTCCAACTTCATCAATGTCTAGGTTCATCAAACAGTTTTTCCAACCTGGAGATTAATAGCCTTCTATGGCAtccttgaaaaagaaagaagaaaggatTCTTGGAACCTTCTTCAGACTTTAGGAACAAACACTTCTCTCCCTTGGTGCATATTTGGTGACTTTAATgatttgtaacatcccaatttttgtaatctagtttaaaaagaattgttatttataaataaatagagttttagaaaaatgatgagattttataaataaataaataaggagatataattattaattaaaataatgatttgagagaaaataaaaaggatatttcatttatttgtttgatagaaaataaaatagagtttgtttttataaaataaataaataaataaatatagagcaaataataggctgaataccctaggtataaatagttatggtAAGTCAGGTGCCTTTTTTTGGccttattttcgttttttcccttctcctctcaaaaccctttctttttcccgcagcccatcaaacctgtctcagaaaaacgacgatcttggactcgttcaccgttggatcatcgtgaaatttgaatacCATGTTCAAAACCCAATTtcgaacattctcaccgttgggaatttcaaaataatatatgagcttagaggaaaacccttcgcattgtagcatttcaATTtcccgttggattttcatgaaatttggatatgttgtttgaaattcaattacACACACTTCCACTGTTGGGATTTTCgagataatatttgtggagggagaaaaaggaatctcaTAAAGACAGTataagtggaggcttcaatctcttctccatcTCTCTGAcatttgggaattctatcggagcagttgggggaat
It includes:
- the LOC121174385 gene encoding secreted RxLR effector protein 161-like — protein: MSYASAVGSIMYTQICTQPNISSATGMLGRYQSNSGMEHWKAVKKVLRYLQGTKDHMLTYRRSDHLEVIEYSDSDFVGCVDTRKSTLGFVFLLARGAVSWKSAKQSVVATSTMEDKFLACFEATIQANYLWKFLSWLRIADSIARPLKMYCDNSTTVFFFKNDK